In bacterium, one DNA window encodes the following:
- a CDS encoding DUF4340 domain-containing protein has translation MHTKKIIVLLVILVVLSAVAYVAYESKKPPERPPADSQQAKLFPSLKADEVAQIKIRSLGSEARLVRDDSGTWVVPDKGNYTADAKAIDRMLDAITTMDKGTVVSRNPEKQLLYEVDKIKGTEVTVLDKHGKELAHFFVGKAGQDFFSTNICLAGENEVRLVHKMLSYMFKRTDGDWREKEVFTDADEEKLVKYTVVGAEGSASFAKSETGTWSTIEPAGKEVAPEDAKRAVSGLAKLRISGFAEDKNKDKFELDKPKWTITATGDDDRQYALKICGERSKAQFFVQRVGKDTVFYTSKYQVERLTKPYKDALGIKEEKTPESKSLREPKRGSKRPITSRNVKAAQKTKGGKSKK, from the coding sequence GTGCACACCAAAAAGATAATCGTCCTGCTCGTAATCCTGGTCGTTTTATCAGCCGTTGCCTATGTAGCTTACGAATCGAAAAAGCCGCCCGAACGGCCGCCAGCCGACTCGCAGCAGGCAAAGCTTTTTCCGTCGCTTAAGGCAGACGAGGTAGCACAGATAAAGATCAGGTCGCTTGGGAGCGAAGCTCGGCTTGTTCGCGACGACAGCGGCACCTGGGTCGTTCCGGATAAGGGCAACTACACGGCGGATGCAAAGGCGATCGACCGGATGCTTGACGCGATAACGACGATGGACAAGGGCACGGTGGTGTCTCGTAATCCTGAAAAGCAGCTGCTTTATGAGGTGGACAAGATCAAGGGCACCGAGGTTACTGTTCTGGACAAGCACGGCAAGGAGCTCGCCCATTTCTTTGTTGGCAAGGCAGGGCAGGATTTCTTCAGCACGAACATCTGCCTTGCTGGCGAGAACGAGGTGCGTCTCGTTCACAAGATGCTTTCCTATATGTTCAAACGGACGGACGGGGATTGGCGTGAGAAGGAGGTATTCACTGACGCAGACGAGGAAAAGCTCGTCAAGTACACAGTCGTAGGTGCGGAGGGCTCAGCATCGTTTGCGAAGAGCGAGACGGGGACTTGGAGCACGATCGAGCCTGCGGGCAAGGAAGTTGCTCCGGAGGATGCGAAGCGCGCTGTTTCCGGACTCGCCAAGCTGCGCATCTCTGGCTTTGCCGAGGACAAGAACAAGGACAAGTTCGAGCTCGACAAGCCGAAATGGACGATTACCGCAACGGGGGATGACGACAGGCAATACGCGCTTAAGATATGCGGCGAACGGAGCAAGGCGCAGTTTTTCGTTCAGCGGGTTGGTAAGGACACGGTGTTTTACACGAGCAAGTATCAAGTCGAGAGGCTCACAAAGCCATACAAAGACGCGCTGGGCATCAAGGAAGAGAAAACCCCGGAGTCTAAGAGCCTCCGTGAACCCAAGAGAGGCAGCAAGAGGCCGATAACGTCTCGAAATGTAAAAGCGGCCCAGAAGACCAAGGGCGGCAAGTCGAAGAAGTAG